One stretch of Pigmentiphaga aceris DNA includes these proteins:
- a CDS encoding DNA-directed RNA polymerase subunit alpha, producing MANAAFLKPRNIDVEAVGPNHAKVIMEPFERGYGHTLGNALRRILLSSMAGYAPTEVQITGVVHEYSTIDGVREDVVDILLNLKGVVFKLHNREEVSLTLRKQGPGAVTAADIELSHDVEIINPNHVIATLTDSGKLEMQIKIEKGRGYVPGNLRGFADDHSRAIGRIVLDASYSPIRRVSYSVESARVEQRTDLDKLVLDIETNGVISPEEAVRQSARILMEQLSVFAALEGSTETIEAPARGTPQIDPILLRPVDDLELTVRSANCLKAENIYYIGDLIQRTENELLKTPNLGRKSLNEIKEVLAARGLTLGMKLENWPPLGLERP from the coding sequence ATGGCGAATGCCGCTTTCTTGAAGCCGCGCAACATCGACGTCGAAGCCGTCGGCCCCAATCACGCCAAAGTGATCATGGAACCGTTCGAGCGCGGCTACGGCCACACGCTCGGCAATGCGCTGCGCCGCATCCTGCTGTCTTCGATGGCCGGCTATGCCCCCACCGAAGTGCAGATCACCGGTGTCGTGCACGAGTACTCGACGATCGATGGCGTCCGTGAAGACGTGGTCGACATCCTGCTGAACCTGAAGGGCGTCGTCTTCAAGCTGCACAACCGTGAAGAAGTCTCGCTGACGCTGCGCAAGCAAGGTCCTGGCGCGGTCACCGCTGCCGACATCGAGCTGTCGCACGACGTCGAGATCATCAACCCGAATCACGTCATTGCCACCTTGACCGACAGCGGCAAGCTGGAAATGCAGATCAAGATCGAAAAGGGCCGTGGCTACGTCCCGGGTAACCTGCGCGGCTTCGCCGACGACCACAGCCGTGCAATCGGCCGTATCGTTCTGGACGCCTCGTACAGCCCGATCCGCCGCGTCAGCTACTCGGTCGAAAGCGCTCGCGTCGAGCAGCGTACCGATCTGGACAAGCTGGTTCTGGACATCGAAACCAACGGCGTGATTTCGCCCGAGGAAGCCGTGCGCCAGTCGGCTCGCATCCTGATGGAACAGCTGTCGGTGTTCGCTGCACTGGAAGGCTCGACCGAAACCATCGAAGCACCTGCTCGTGGCACGCCGCAGATCGATCCGATCCTGCTGCGTCCGGTTGACGATCTGGAACTGACGGTGCGTTCGGCCAACTGCCTGAAGGCCGAAAACATCTACTACATCGGCGACCTGATCCAGCGTACCGAAAATGAACTGCTGAAGACCCCGAACCTGGGCCGCAAGTCCTTGAACGAAATCAAGGAAGTGTTGGCTGCACGTGGTCTGACGCTGGGCATGAAGCTTGAGAACTGGCCCCCGCTGGGCCTCGAGCGTCCGTAA
- the rpsD gene encoding 30S ribosomal protein S4 produces MARYIGPKCKLSRREGTDLFLKSSRRSLESKCKLDSKPGQHGRTSGARTSDYGLQLREKQKLKRMYGLMEKQFRKYFEQADAQKGNTGENLIKILESRLDNVVYRLGFGSTRAEARQLVSHRSIQLNGHTANVASIQIKPGDIIAVREKAKKQARIQESLQLAIGQGLPQWIELDANKLEGKFKQYPDRSDVARDINESMVVELYSR; encoded by the coding sequence GTGGCACGCTACATTGGCCCGAAATGCAAGCTCTCCCGCCGCGAAGGCACCGACCTCTTCCTGAAGAGCTCGCGTCGTTCGCTGGAATCCAAGTGCAAGCTGGACAGCAAGCCCGGTCAGCACGGCCGCACCTCGGGTGCCCGTACTTCTGACTACGGCCTGCAACTGCGCGAAAAGCAAAAGCTGAAGCGCATGTACGGCTTGATGGAAAAGCAGTTCCGCAAGTACTTCGAACAAGCTGATGCCCAGAAGGGCAACACCGGCGAAAACCTGATCAAGATTCTCGAATCGCGTCTGGACAACGTCGTGTATCGCTTGGGCTTCGGTTCGACCCGCGCTGAAGCGCGTCAGCTGGTGAGCCACCGCTCGATCCAGTTGAACGGTCACACCGCCAACGTCGCTTCGATCCAGATCAAGCCGGGCGATATCATCGCCGTGCGTGAAAAGGCTAAGAAGCAAGCTCGCATCCAGGAATCGCTGCAACTGGCAATCGGCCAAGGCCTGCCCCAGTGGATCGAGCTGGACGCTAACAAGCTCGAAGGCAAGTTCAAGCAATACCCCGATCGTTCGGATGTCGCCCGCGACATCAACGAATCGATGGTGGTCGAGCTTTACTCGCGCTAA
- the rpsK gene encoding 30S ribosomal protein S11, producing MAKAQNNSASQRVRKKVKKNVSDGIAHVHASFNNTIITITDRQGNALSWATSGGAGFKGSRKSTPFAAQVAAEAAGRVAIEYGIKTLEVRIKGPGPGRESSVRALNALGIKIASIADITPVPHNGCRPPKRRRI from the coding sequence ATGGCTAAGGCACAGAACAACAGCGCTTCGCAGCGCGTTCGCAAGAAAGTCAAAAAGAACGTTTCGGACGGTATCGCACACGTCCACGCTTCGTTCAACAACACGATCATCACGATCACCGACCGTCAGGGCAATGCTCTGTCGTGGGCAACGTCGGGCGGCGCTGGCTTCAAGGGCTCGCGCAAGTCGACGCCGTTCGCAGCTCAGGTTGCAGCGGAAGCCGCTGGTCGCGTGGCGATCGAGTACGGTATCAAGACCCTCGAAGTTCGCATCAAGGGCCCTGGCCCGGGTCGCGAATCGTCGGTCCGCGCGTTGAACGCACTGGGTATCAAGATCGCCAGCATCGCTGACATCACCCCCGTGCCGCACAACGGCTGCCGTCCGCCGAAGCGTCGTCGCATCTGA
- the rpsM gene encoding 30S ribosomal protein S13, translating into MARIAGINIPPQQHTAIGLTAIFGIGRTRALQICEAAGVAANKKVRELNDAELERIREHVNAFAVEGDLRREIQLSIKRLIDLGTYRGLRHKRGLPVRGQRTRTNARTRKGPRKAGVAQKK; encoded by the coding sequence ATGGCCCGTATCGCTGGCATCAACATCCCGCCGCAACAGCACACCGCTATCGGTCTGACGGCTATCTTCGGTATCGGTCGCACCCGCGCGCTTCAGATTTGTGAAGCCGCTGGCGTCGCCGCTAACAAGAAAGTTCGTGAGCTGAATGACGCTGAGCTCGAGCGCATCCGTGAACACGTGAACGCCTTCGCTGTTGAAGGCGATCTGCGTCGCGAAATCCAGTTGTCGATCAAGCGTTTGATCGACCTGGGAACTTACCGTGGTCTGCGTCACAAGCGCGGTCTGCCGGTGCGCGGTCAACGTACCCGCACGAACGCTCGCACCCGCAAAGGCCCCCGTAAGGCCGGCGTGGCGCAGAAGAAGTAA
- the rpmJ gene encoding 50S ribosomal protein L36 produces the protein MKVMASVKRICRNCKVIKRKGVVRVICTDPRHKQRQG, from the coding sequence ATGAAAGTAATGGCATCGGTCAAGCGCATTTGCCGTAATTGCAAGGTCATCAAGCGCAAGGGTGTCGTGCGGGTGATCTGCACGGATCCGCGCCACAAGCAACGCCAGGGCTAA
- the secY gene encoding preprotein translocase subunit SecY — protein sequence MATANALGKTGNKFGDLKRRLVFLLLALVVYRLGTHIPVPGIDPNELTALFRQNQGGILGLFNMFSGGALSRFSIFALGIMPYISASIIMQLMTVVVPSLEAIKKEGEAGRRRITQYTRYGTLLLGLVQAVGISVALESQPGLVIDPGVIFRVTTVVSLLTGTMFLMWLGEQITERGLGNGISILIFSGIAAGLPSAMAGLFELVNTGAMAVLSALVIMVLVVLVTAFVVFVERGQRKIVVNYAKRQVGNKVYGGQSSHLPLKLNMAGVIPPIFASSIILFPATVTSWFSTGDSTRWLRDIAAALSPGQPLYIALYAVAIVFFCFFYTALVFNSRETADNLKKSGAFVPGIRPGEQTSRYIDKILTRLTLSGAIYITLVCLLPEFLVLRWNVPFYFGGTSLLILVVVTMDFMAQVQAYVMSHQYDSLLKKANFKGGKLPAR from the coding sequence TTGGCTACTGCGAACGCACTGGGTAAGACTGGCAACAAGTTCGGCGATCTGAAGCGCCGGCTGGTCTTCCTGCTGCTCGCCCTCGTGGTCTATCGCCTCGGCACACACATCCCGGTCCCGGGAATCGATCCGAACGAGTTGACTGCCCTGTTTCGCCAGAATCAGGGCGGTATTCTCGGTCTGTTCAATATGTTCTCGGGCGGGGCGTTGTCGCGCTTCTCCATCTTCGCGCTGGGGATCATGCCGTACATTTCGGCATCGATCATCATGCAGCTGATGACGGTAGTCGTGCCGTCGCTCGAAGCGATCAAGAAAGAGGGCGAGGCTGGTCGTCGACGGATTACGCAATACACGCGCTACGGCACGTTGTTGCTGGGTCTGGTTCAGGCAGTAGGTATCTCTGTCGCACTGGAATCGCAACCTGGTCTGGTCATCGACCCGGGTGTGATCTTCCGCGTGACGACCGTGGTGTCGCTGCTGACCGGTACGATGTTTTTGATGTGGCTTGGCGAGCAAATCACGGAGCGTGGGCTGGGTAACGGCATCTCGATCCTGATTTTCTCCGGTATCGCAGCGGGTCTCCCGAGCGCGATGGCGGGGCTCTTCGAGCTGGTCAACACGGGTGCGATGGCAGTGTTGTCGGCGCTGGTGATCATGGTGTTGGTGGTTCTCGTGACCGCTTTCGTCGTGTTCGTCGAGCGGGGTCAACGCAAGATCGTGGTGAATTACGCCAAGCGTCAGGTGGGCAACAAGGTGTATGGCGGGCAAAGCTCGCATCTGCCCTTGAAGCTCAACATGGCCGGTGTGATTCCTCCGATCTTCGCGTCGTCGATCATCTTGTTCCCGGCAACGGTGACAAGCTGGTTCTCGACAGGTGACAGCACGCGTTGGTTGCGAGACATCGCAGCCGCGTTGTCGCCGGGACAGCCGCTGTATATCGCGCTGTACGCCGTCGCTATCGTGTTCTTCTGCTTTTTCTACACAGCGCTTGTCTTCAACAGTCGCGAGACTGCGGACAACCTGAAGAAAAGCGGGGCATTCGTGCCGGGGATTCGTCCTGGTGAACAGACTTCGCGTTATATCGACAAGATTCTCACGCGGTTGACCTTGTCGGGAGCGATTTACATCACTCTCGTGTGTCTGCTGCCCGAGTTTCTGGTTCTGCGCTGGAACGTGCCGTTCTACTTCGGTGGCACTTCCTTGCTGATCCTGGTGGTAGTAACGATGGACTTCATGGCGCAGGTTCAGGCCTACGTGATGTCGCATCAATACGATTCGCTGCTCAAGAAAGCTAATTTCAAGGGTGGCAAACTTCCGGCTCGATGA
- the rplO gene encoding 50S ribosomal protein L15, with protein sequence MQLNTIKPAEGATHAKRRVGRGIGSGLGKTSGRGHKGQKSRSGGFHKVGFEGGQMPLQRRLPKRGFKPLGGHLSAQIRLSDLQALPVDEVDVQALKQAGVIGQPVRYVKVILSGELSRKVALKGISATAGAKAAIEAAGGSVA encoded by the coding sequence ATGCAACTCAATACGATCAAGCCCGCCGAAGGCGCAACGCACGCTAAGCGTCGTGTTGGCCGCGGTATCGGCTCTGGCCTGGGCAAGACCTCGGGCCGTGGTCACAAAGGTCAGAAGTCCCGTTCGGGCGGCTTCCACAAGGTTGGCTTCGAAGGCGGTCAAATGCCGCTGCAACGTCGCCTGCCGAAGCGTGGTTTCAAGCCCCTGGGTGGTCATCTTTCCGCTCAAATCCGTCTCTCGGACCTTCAAGCGCTGCCCGTCGACGAAGTCGATGTGCAAGCACTGAAGCAAGCCGGCGTGATCGGCCAGCCCGTGCGCTACGTCAAGGTCATCCTGTCGGGTGAACTGTCGCGCAAGGTTGCCCTCAAGGGTATTTCGGCGACGGCTGGTGCCAAGGCGGCGATCGAAGCCGCTGGCGGCTCCGTAGCCTGA
- the rpmD gene encoding 50S ribosomal protein L30 — protein sequence MADKRIKVTLVRSPIGTPESHRATVRGLGLRGINTSRVLEDTPEVRGMIRKVIYLLTVAEA from the coding sequence ATGGCAGACAAGCGCATTAAAGTGACGCTCGTGCGTTCCCCGATCGGGACGCCCGAATCGCACCGCGCCACGGTCCGTGGCCTCGGACTGCGCGGCATCAACACCAGCCGCGTACTCGAAGACACGCCGGAAGTGCGCGGGATGATCCGCAAGGTGATCTATCTGCTCACCGTAGCGGAAGCCTGA
- the rpsE gene encoding 30S ribosomal protein S5 — protein sequence MAKMQGNKNAQAEQNDDGLREKMIAVNRVTKVVKGGRILGFAALTVVGDGDGRVGMGKGKSREVPVAVQKAMEQARRGLIKVPLKNGTLHHTVIGKHGASTVLMSPAAEGTGVIAGGPMRAIFDVLGVRNVVAKSLGSTNPYNLVRATLNGLKNVSTPADIAAKRGKSVEEILG from the coding sequence ATGGCCAAGATGCAAGGTAACAAGAACGCTCAAGCGGAACAAAACGACGACGGTCTTCGCGAGAAGATGATCGCCGTGAACCGCGTGACCAAAGTCGTGAAGGGCGGCCGTATCCTCGGCTTCGCTGCACTGACCGTGGTTGGCGACGGTGACGGCCGCGTGGGCATGGGCAAGGGCAAGTCGCGTGAAGTGCCTGTCGCTGTTCAGAAGGCAATGGAACAGGCCCGTCGCGGTCTGATCAAGGTGCCCCTGAAGAACGGCACGCTGCATCACACCGTGATCGGCAAGCATGGCGCCTCGACGGTGCTGATGTCGCCGGCCGCTGAAGGTACTGGCGTTATCGCCGGCGGCCCGATGCGCGCGATTTTCGACGTGCTGGGTGTGCGTAACGTGGTTGCGAAGAGCCTCGGCTCGACCAACCCTTACAACCTGGTCCGCGCCACCCTCAACGGTCTGAAGAACGTGTCGACGCCGGCTGATATCGCAGCCAAGCGCGGCAAGTCCGTTGAAGAAATTCTGGGGTAA
- the rplR gene encoding 50S ribosomal protein L18: MDKKQSRLRRAQATRRKIAELRVHRLAVFRTNTHIYANIISPEGDKVLVSASTVEADVRSQLSSESGKGGNVAAATLVGKRVAEKAKAAGIETVAFDRSGFRYHGRVKAVADAAREAGLKF; the protein is encoded by the coding sequence ATGGACAAGAAGCAAAGTCGTCTGCGCCGTGCGCAGGCAACCCGCCGCAAGATCGCCGAGTTGCGCGTTCATCGCCTGGCGGTGTTCCGCACCAACACGCACATCTACGCAAACATCATCTCGCCGGAAGGCGACAAGGTGCTGGTGAGCGCGTCGACCGTCGAGGCCGATGTGCGTTCGCAACTCTCCAGCGAGTCGGGCAAGGGCGGCAACGTCGCTGCAGCGACCCTGGTGGGCAAGCGCGTGGCCGAAAAAGCCAAGGCTGCAGGCATCGAGACGGTTGCGTTTGACCGTTCCGGTTTCCGCTATCACGGTCGCGTCAAAGCTGTTGCTGACGCTGCCCGCGAAGCCGGCCTGAAGTTCTAA
- the rplF gene encoding 50S ribosomal protein L6, whose translation MSRIAKYPVELPKGIEATVTDSQIVVKGPQGSLTQPLTGQVTITEADGKLTFAAANDSREAKAMSGTVRALVANMVTGVSKGFERKLTLVGVGYRATAQGDSVKLQLGFSHDIVHQMPAGVTVATPTQTEVVLKGADKQRVGQVAAEIRAYREPEPYKGKGVRYAGEKVIIKETKKK comes from the coding sequence ATGTCACGTATTGCCAAGTATCCGGTCGAGCTGCCCAAGGGCATCGAGGCCACTGTCACCGACAGCCAGATCGTCGTCAAGGGCCCCCAGGGTTCGCTGACCCAGCCGCTCACCGGCCAGGTCACGATCACCGAAGCCGACGGCAAGCTGACTTTCGCTGCAGCCAACGACTCGCGGGAAGCCAAGGCGATGTCGGGTACCGTGCGCGCGCTGGTCGCGAACATGGTCACCGGTGTCAGCAAGGGTTTCGAGCGCAAGCTGACGCTGGTTGGCGTGGGCTACCGTGCTACCGCCCAAGGTGACTCGGTCAAATTGCAGCTGGGCTTCTCGCACGACATCGTGCATCAGATGCCTGCTGGCGTGACGGTGGCAACGCCGACGCAGACCGAAGTCGTTCTGAAGGGCGCCGACAAGCAACGTGTTGGTCAGGTGGCGGCCGAGATCCGCGCGTATCGTGAACCCGAACCCTACAAGGGCAAGGGTGTCCGTTACGCCGGTGAAAAGGTCATCATCAAAGAGACCAAGAAGAAATAA
- the rpsH gene encoding 30S ribosomal protein S8, with protein MSMSDPIADLLTRIRNAQRVEKVSVTMPSSKLKVAIVAVLKEEGYIDDFKVNANGAKPELEISLKYYAGRPVIERIDRVSKPGLRIYKGRHDIPQVMNGLGVTIVSTSRGVMTDRKARANGVGGEVIAYVA; from the coding sequence ATGAGCATGAGCGATCCGATCGCCGACCTGCTGACGCGCATTCGTAATGCGCAACGCGTCGAAAAAGTATCAGTGACGATGCCCTCTTCCAAGCTGAAGGTGGCTATTGTCGCCGTGCTGAAAGAAGAAGGTTACATCGACGATTTCAAGGTCAACGCCAATGGCGCGAAGCCCGAACTCGAAATCTCGCTGAAGTATTACGCCGGTCGTCCGGTCATCGAGCGCATCGACCGCGTCTCGAAGCCTGGCCTGCGCATCTACAAGGGACGTCACGACATCCCTCAAGTGATGAACGGCCTTGGCGTGACCATTGTGTCCACCTCGCGTGGCGTGATGACCGATCGCAAAGCACGCGCCAATGGCGTGGGCGGCGAAGTCATCGCCTACGTGGCATAA
- the rpsN gene encoding 30S ribosomal protein S14: MAKLSLINRDAKRAKLAAKYAPKRAELQAIVDDSSKTDEERYQARLKIQQLPRNANPTRQRNRCMVTGRPRGVFSKFGLSRMKLREMAMRGEIPGMTKASW, encoded by the coding sequence GTGGCTAAGCTCTCACTCATCAATCGCGACGCCAAGCGCGCCAAACTGGCTGCCAAGTACGCTCCCAAGCGTGCTGAGCTCCAGGCGATCGTAGACGATTCGTCCAAGACGGACGAAGAGCGTTATCAGGCACGTCTGAAGATTCAGCAACTGCCGCGTAACGCAAACCCCACCCGTCAGCGTAACCGCTGCATGGTGACTGGTCGCCCGCGTGGCGTGTTTAGCAAGTTCGGTCTGTCCCGGATGAAACTGCGCGAGATGGCTATGCGCGGCGAGATCCCCGGTATGACCAAGGCAAGCTGGTAA
- the rplE gene encoding 50S ribosomal protein L5: protein MARLQDVYRDTIAPELATKFGYKSVMEVPRITKITLNMGVSEAVADKKVIEHATGDLTKIAGQKPVVTKTRKAIAGFKIRENYPIGVMVTLRGQRMYEFLDRLVNVALPRVRDFRGISGRAFDGRGNYNVGVKEQIIFPEIEYDKIDTLRGLNISITTTAKTDEEAKALLTAFRFPFRN from the coding sequence ATGGCTCGTCTCCAAGACGTTTATCGCGACACCATCGCACCGGAACTGGCTACCAAGTTCGGGTACAAGAGTGTCATGGAAGTGCCGCGCATCACCAAGATCACCCTGAACATGGGTGTCTCGGAAGCCGTCGCTGACAAGAAAGTAATCGAGCACGCTACTGGCGATCTGACGAAGATTGCCGGCCAGAAGCCGGTTGTGACGAAGACCCGCAAGGCAATCGCAGGTTTCAAGATTCGCGAAAACTACCCGATCGGCGTGATGGTTACGCTGCGTGGTCAACGCATGTATGAATTCCTCGATCGCCTGGTGAACGTGGCTCTGCCGCGCGTACGAGATTTCCGTGGTATTTCCGGCCGTGCCTTCGATGGCCGCGGGAACTACAACGTCGGTGTGAAGGAACAGATCATCTTCCCCGAAATCGAATACGACAAGATCGACACGCTTCGTGGGCTGAACATCAGCATCACGACCACCGCCAAGACCGACGAAGAAGCCAAGGCACTGTTGACCGCCTTCCGCTTCCCGTTCCGTAACTAA
- the rplX gene encoding 50S ribosomal protein L24 has product MPSKIIKGDEVIVLTGRDKTKRGVVLARVDADHVLVEGINVVKKHQKPNPAKNETGGIVEKTLPIHISNVAVFNKVTGKADRVGFKLVDGKNVRVFRSNGEAVGSKA; this is encoded by the coding sequence ATGCCTAGCAAGATTATCAAGGGTGACGAAGTCATCGTCCTGACGGGCCGTGACAAGACCAAGCGCGGTGTTGTGCTTGCTCGCGTTGATGCCGACCACGTGCTGGTCGAAGGTATCAACGTCGTCAAGAAGCACCAGAAGCCGAATCCGGCCAAGAACGAGACCGGTGGCATCGTCGAAAAGACCCTGCCCATCCACATCTCGAACGTGGCTGTGTTCAACAAGGTGACCGGCAAGGCCGATCGCGTTGGCTTCAAGCTCGTCGACGGCAAGAATGTTCGCGTTTTCCGTTCCAACGGCGAAGCCGTCGGTTCGAAGGCGTAA
- the rplN gene encoding 50S ribosomal protein L14, with product MIQMQTTLDVADNTGARHVQCIKVLGGSKRRYASIGDVIKVTVKDAAPRGRVKKGEIYNAVVVRTAKGVRRKDGSLIKFGTNAAVLLNAKLEPIGTRIFGPVTRELRTEKFMKIVSLAPEVL from the coding sequence ATGATTCAAATGCAGACCACGCTGGACGTGGCCGACAATACTGGTGCGCGCCATGTGCAGTGCATTAAGGTTCTCGGTGGCTCCAAGCGACGCTATGCCAGCATCGGTGACGTGATCAAAGTCACGGTCAAGGATGCGGCCCCGCGCGGACGCGTCAAGAAAGGCGAGATCTATAACGCTGTGGTGGTTCGTACCGCCAAGGGCGTGCGCCGCAAAGACGGTTCGCTCATCAAGTTCGGCACGAACGCTGCCGTTCTGCTCAACGCCAAGCTCGAGCCCATCGGCACGCGCATCTTCGGACCGGTCACGCGCGAGCTGCGTACCGAAAAGTTCATGAAGATCGTGTCTCTGGCTCCTGAAGTGCTGTAA
- the rpsQ gene encoding 30S ribosomal protein S17 encodes MSETKRKRTLSGRVVSDKANKTVTVLVERRVKHPLYGKIIVRSGKYAAHDETNQYKEGDLVEIVETRPVSKTKSWAVTRLIEASRVI; translated from the coding sequence ATGAGCGAAACTAAGCGCAAGCGCACGTTGTCCGGTCGCGTTGTCAGCGACAAGGCCAACAAGACGGTGACCGTATTGGTCGAGCGTCGTGTGAAGCATCCGCTGTACGGCAAGATCATCGTCCGTTCGGGTAAGTACGCCGCACACGATGAAACCAACCAGTACAAGGAAGGCGACCTGGTCGAGATCGTTGAGACTCGTCCCGTGTCGAAGACCAAGTCCTGGGCGGTGACTCGCCTGATCGAAGCTTCCCGCGTTATCTGA
- the rpmC gene encoding 50S ribosomal protein L29 has translation MKTSELVSKDEAELGKELESLLKAQFSLRMQLGTQQLSNTSQLGKVRRDIARVRTVLRQKAGK, from the coding sequence ATCAAAACGAGCGAACTCGTTTCGAAAGATGAAGCCGAGCTCGGCAAGGAGCTCGAAAGCCTGCTGAAGGCGCAGTTCAGCCTGCGCATGCAGCTGGGCACCCAGCAGCTGAGCAATACCAGCCAGCTCGGCAAGGTGCGTCGCGACATCGCGCGCGTCCGCACCGTGCTGCGTCAGAAGGCAGGGAAGTAA
- the rplP gene encoding 50S ribosomal protein L16, with product MLQPARRKYRKEQKGRNTGLATRGAAVSFGEFGLKATGRGRLTARQIESARRAISRHIKRGGRIWIRVFPDKPISQKPAEVRMGNGKGNPEYWVAEIQPGKVLYEMDGVNEELAREAFRLAAAKLPISTVFVTRLIGA from the coding sequence ATGCTGCAACCAGCACGCAGAAAGTACCGCAAAGAGCAGAAGGGCCGTAACACCGGTCTGGCTACGCGCGGCGCCGCCGTTTCGTTCGGCGAATTCGGCCTGAAGGCCACCGGCCGCGGTCGTTTGACCGCACGCCAGATCGAGTCGGCACGTCGTGCCATCTCCCGTCACATCAAGCGTGGCGGTCGTATCTGGATCCGTGTGTTCCCCGACAAGCCGATCTCGCAGAAGCCCGCCGAAGTTCGGATGGGTAACGGTAAGGGCAATCCGGAGTATTGGGTCGCCGAGATCCAGCCGGGCAAGGTGCTTTACGAGATGGACGGGGTCAACGAAGAACTTGCACGTGAGGCGTTCCGTCTTGCTGCAGCCAAGCTTCCGATCTCGACCGTCTTCGTGACGCGTCTCATCGGCGCGTAA
- the rpsC gene encoding 30S ribosomal protein S3 produces the protein MGQKIHPTGFRLAVSRNWASRWFANGNAFADMLAQDIKVREYLKKKLKGASVGRVVIERPAKNARITVYSARPGVVIGKKGEDIEVLKADLQRLMGVPVHVNIEEIRKPETDAQLIADSISQQLEKRIMFRRAMKRAMQNAMRLGAQGIKIMSAGRLNGIEIARTEWYREGRVPLHTLRANIDYGTSEASTTYGLIGIKVWVYKGDNLGTNDLNSTPDTTKEDDRKPRRGPRNDRNERPGGARPGAPGAGRGRPAPAGDAAKRGARKPAAEAAAPAKDGE, from the coding sequence ATGGGTCAGAAAATTCACCCTACCGGGTTCCGTCTTGCGGTCAGCCGCAACTGGGCCTCGCGTTGGTTCGCCAATGGCAACGCTTTCGCCGACATGCTTGCCCAGGACATCAAAGTCCGTGAGTATCTGAAGAAGAAACTCAAGGGCGCGTCCGTCGGTCGCGTTGTCATCGAGCGTCCCGCCAAGAATGCCCGCATCACCGTCTACTCGGCTCGTCCGGGTGTCGTGATCGGCAAGAAGGGCGAAGACATCGAAGTCCTGAAGGCAGATCTGCAGCGTTTGATGGGCGTGCCTGTGCACGTCAACATCGAGGAAATCCGCAAGCCGGAGACCGACGCTCAACTGATCGCCGACTCGATCTCGCAACAGCTCGAAAAGCGCATCATGTTCCGTCGCGCAATGAAGCGCGCGATGCAAAACGCGATGCGTCTGGGTGCCCAAGGCATCAAGATCATGAGCGCCGGCCGTTTGAACGGCATCGAAATCGCTCGCACCGAGTGGTACCGCGAAGGCCGCGTGCCGTTGCATACCCTGCGCGCGAACATCGATTACGGCACCTCGGAAGCCAGCACCACGTATGGCCTGATCGGCATCAAGGTGTGGGTCTACAAGGGCGACAACCTCGGCACCAACGATCTGAACTCGACCCCGGACACTACGAAGGAAGACGATCGCAAGCCGCGTCGTGGTCCCCGTAATGACCGTAACGAACGTCCGGGCGGTGCACGTCCTGGCGCTCCGGGTGCGGGTCGTGGTCGTCCGGCGCCGGCTGGCGACGCTGCTAAGCGTGGCGCGCGCAAGCCCGCTGCTGAAGCGGCAGCGCCTGCTAAAGACGGAGAATAA
- the rplV gene encoding 50S ribosomal protein L22: protein MADTTSIVRGVRVSAQKARLVADLVRGKPVAHAINILTFTPKKSAGIIKKALESAIANAEHNDGADIDELKVKTIYVDKGESLKRFDARAKGRGVKIEKQTCHIVVKVGV, encoded by the coding sequence ATGGCTGATACCACATCGATTGTCCGCGGCGTTCGCGTCTCGGCCCAGAAGGCACGTCTGGTTGCGGATCTCGTCCGCGGCAAGCCGGTTGCCCACGCTATCAACATTCTGACTTTCACGCCCAAGAAGTCTGCCGGCATCATCAAGAAGGCACTGGAAAGCGCCATCGCGAATGCTGAGCACAACGACGGTGCCGACATCGACGAACTGAAGGTGAAAACCATCTACGTCGACAAGGGTGAGTCGCTGAAGCGCTTCGATGCACGGGCCAAGGGCCGCGGCGTGAAGATCGAGAAACAGACCTGCCACATTGTGGTCAAGGTCGGGGTTTAA